From Populus alba chromosome 16, ASM523922v2, whole genome shotgun sequence:
CGGTTCATGACACTGAATCCGGGAACTGTACCCAGATTGTACCATTCAACAGCTAACCTTTTACCAGATGGGCGTGTGTTGGTAGCAGGGAGTAACCCGCATTTTTTCTACAAATTCGAAGCTGAATTCCCGACCGAATTACGGATTGAGGCGTTTTCACCCGAGTATTTGTCACCGGATCGGGCTAACCTTCGACCCGTAATAGAGGAAATACCCGATACAGTGCGTTTTGGGGAGGCTTTTGATGTGTTTGTGTCCGTTACGTTGCCTGTGGTGGGGCTTGTAGAAGTCAATTTTGCAAGTGCACCCTTTGCAACACATTCCTTTTCACAAGGACAAAGATTGGTTAAATTGACGATTACACCCTCAGTTCCGGACAGCGGCAACAGGTATAAGATTGGCTGCAATGCGCCCCCTAATGGGGCGGTGGCTCCGCCAGGTTATTACATGGTTTTTGCAGTCAATCAGGGTGTGCCAAGTGTTGCACGGTGGGTGCAGTTGGTGTCTTAATCGGctgtgtgtttttatttttaatcttcttttattttaatttatttatgggcCAATTAGAATGCTGTGATTGTTGATACAATGAAAAGGGTATACCGTGAAGAAATTCCAAAAAAGAACAGGGGGGgtgtaattaataattattgttgGTTGCTAGTGTATTATGCAAAAATTGTCGACACTTCAATAACAGAAGATTCCTTTTGGGACCCCTTCAATTTGTGTTATCCTTTGTGAGGAACCTGGCTGAATTCAGCTGTCAAGACCCAGTGGGATTCCCGTTTATGAACACACAGACAATGCTTTGAAATTGAGAGGGGCCTAGCTAGATTCAATTATTTGATTGCCCTCGAGGCCTATCCTTTTGCTTATCTCATTGCTGTGAATAAGGCTCTCAAAAAACACACGTTTTTGAGACGagtttttgtataaataaaaacatatataagattcaatatttatatcacCGGGGCCATTCCatccacattttttttcttccacataatgttttttctaaacataatatttaacatgatgataaaaatctaatattagCTCGggttgtaaaaataaataataaaataataaattacataagtaaaataataaatccatgagtaaaatgtaatatttatatcatattgCCATTAAACACAAAGCATACaactaaatgaatttttatctaAATGCAATGTATTATAATCCATTCAAACaagattattaaaatcaaactaaactatgattaattcaaacaatatttttagggtATTATCTGAACTGAACTTGGTATAATTTCACAGCAAACAACTATCCATTGCACTCTCTCATTTTAAAggtataatgattttttttaaaattatttttaatatcagtccatcaaataaatttaaaaatataaaaataatattaattttttttaaatataattttttaatttttttcaaaactatttttaaaacacaaataatcaataaattaacaaaacctAAGCACCACATCAGCCACATAATCTATACAACCCAAAATTACAGCACAAGCATAATATCGACTACAATGGCCCCTAATCTCCCAAGCAACACCAACCATCAACACAATCCAAATCAACCATAACGGCCAGCACCTCCGCCCAAGTCGCCAGCACCTCCGCCAAACCATTAATCACCAATAAAGCCTCTCCCCCCTTGTTCTAAAACAACCAATCAAAACAACTCGAAAATCAAGCCCCAAAACCAACCCATGAACATGCCAGCAACTTCAACGACAATGATTTCCTCTCCCACTCTTGATGTTGACCTCTTCACCACCAGTAGCAGACATATTGTCTACCACGAACGACCACGATCTCCTCCTTGTGAGCTACCCGAGACCAACCCAGATCCCCTCTCACCTTACCTAAACAAATGAACAATGGCCTTCCTTGTCCCAATTTTCCTTTCCCGAAATCACCCATAATCCAGCCGTCATCCGCCACCAAAACACCATCTCCACCACCATGAACTAGATTCAAAACCCAGCCTCCAAGTTATAAATCCAACCATCAATCACACCAGTTTCACGCCCCtctaaaaaaagacaagacCCTAGTTCCCTCTCTCTCACGGCAACACCCAAGCCCTTTTAAAATCCCAGAGCAATCACAATTATATAACATTGAAATGCCTTGCCGGAAAACTAGCATATAAAAGTAACATAgcaaatcaaaaagaaaaacaggatGGTAAAAGAAAATTCACAGAAATTCCCATGAAGCTGCTACTCTAGGCTCCTAGCGATGTCTGGACTCTTAATTGGCCAAGGTTGAAGAAGGGGTGAGATGAACAATAAAACACTTGGTAGAGAAGATGAGAGACTGAATCTGTTGAGTTTTTAAATCGATTTTGCTTGCTAGGTATACCTttgacttgtaaaattaaatgattttacaagactgaagggttttttttttttttttttttaatgaaacacacttctttatttttgaaatgaaacggggcaatattattttttcccatGAAAACAGAAAACTAATATTGGAATCACGAGTTTATCAATTTTACTGAATTAAGATGATTTCAGtctaattttattagtttttaaaattttaaatcaattttgcaTGCTAGATTTTATGAGTCAATTCACAACTTTTGGCTGCGGCCGTGAATGGCAGGTGCACGTTTTTGCACCTTTTATTGCTGCTTAGCCGTTATCATTGAAAATTGTCATTAGATTATTGATAATTACAGCCAGCCCTGAAAGCAGCCATCTAAACTCAATTTTTCTTCGAGGAAATCACACAAAATGCATCCCCATGAAGCatgcaaatttgaaaaaaattatacccAACAAGTGCAAATTTCCACAGGTAATAATAATAAGCCAaaacatcaaatataatttcttgATCATACACTATTACTCTCAGATAGTATACCTTAAGCACCAGTGATTATTTATATACTGCCATAAGTATTTTAGGCCATTGAAACTTCAAAACCATCTTCGCAGCAGTCAGCCACAATCACACTCCTCTGAACGTTTTTGTATGAGTATCGCCGAGCTAAGAACACGTATACAATCAAGTTTGCTGCGATCATTCCGGCTATAAGCCAGTAAAAATAGTCGAGGCGGCTACTGTTCAAGTCTTTTCCAAACCAACTCTTGCCAAATCTCCCAGTCACATGATCAATGGCTGTTATCAGAAGACTACTGATGAAGTTTGCAGCTCCGATGACACTAAGGTAGAAGGCAATGCCTAGGCTTCTCATGGAATCAGGAACTTGGTCATAGAAGTACTCCTGCAAGCCCACCAGAGTAAAGGCATCTCCTACACCGATAATGATGAACTGTGGAGCCAACCAGAAGACACTCATTGAAAGTGAACCCTTCACTGGATCCTTCTCTACAACACCCAGTCTCTTCCTCTCAACCAATGCTGAAACTACCATTGTGGAGATCGAGAAAAGCATTCCAATGCCAATTCTCTGCAGGATTTTGATGCCTCGCTCGTTTCCTGTAGCCCTTCGCAGCACTGGGACAAGGATCTTCTCATAAATGGCCACAGCTACTATCATTCCAAAAGCGGAAAGCGCGAAGATTGAGGCTGGAGGGATCTCCAAGCCATTACCAATATTTCTGTCCAACATAGTGCCTTGCTTGACGAAGAATGTGGCTGTTTGTGCTACAGAGATTCCAAATGGTAACGTAGCTAGCCATATTGGGATCAAATTGAGAATAAGCTTCATCTCTTCAACCTTGGTCACGGTTGCTAGTGTCCATGGATCTTGCTTTTCAGCACAATTTTCCCAATCCTCCACTATAGCGGCTTTGTCAAGAAACCTGCAATTCATTTGGGATCGTTGAACGAGCAGTTTAAGACATTTTGggtgatacacacacacacacacacacacacacacacacacacacacacacacacacgagcCAAATTAATTACACGGATACGCACTGCAATTATTCAATGGAAACCATTATATCAATCAGTTCACTTAATTGCTTACTTGAGACTTTCGGTATGGCAGAGAAGCCTCCCTTTATCCACTCGTGACCTGGGAACTTCATGCAAGTCAGCAGGATCAGAAGGATATGGCAGGTTTCTCTTCTTAATGGCAGCTGCTAGGACCTGCAACATTGGCGTCAAGGGGCTCCCAGGTGGCACATGATAGCGGTAAAATGGCCTTCCTATAATGAAGATGGCTAGTGATGAAGCCATAACTGTTGCAAGAATGATATCTGCAGCACCCCAACCGACACGATCTTGCACGTAAACAATTACAGTCACGCCAAGTAGAAGGCCACAACAAAGGCCAAAGTTCCACCAGTTGAAATAGgacatctttttctttctttcttcactGTGATTCTCGTCGAACTGGTCAGCTCCAAAACTCTCCAGCGAGGGTTTGTGCCCTCCGGTTCCAATGGAGATCATGTAAATGGCTATAAAGAAGACCACTTCATGAACCTTCCGAGGCTCCAGGCACACAGCTGCGTCACAAGCCTTTAGACTTGGTACAAACGTGGACATTGTTAAGAGAATCAAGCCCTGGGGGTtcaaatagataaaaacaaaactctcagaacaaatttaataaaagtaaATGTTCGGAATAAACTATGAAATAaacaagtaattaatttttggcTTTTCTCAAAGACGATGATGGAGTTTTCCGAGAGATTCTGCTTCTGCTTTTAGGTATTCTTTTGCCTTTGAACATCACTAAAGATGGAACGGTGGTCATTAACATCATTTTACACGGGCTTTGCCTGGCTACTAAACTGGATCAACAAAAACTTTCAGGAAATCAATGAAGCAAAATGGACATAAAGCCTGAATTTGGCTTTCATGGTCTATCTTAACTTTGTAGGCCCATCTTTATCACCAaaagagtttttcttttttctttttttttttaaaaaattaattaaatccattatacatttttgtttttttttttttaaaaacgaatTAAACCCTTTGCATATCAGGTTGTGTTAAGATGAAAAATTTGGATCAAGAGTAATGTTGATGGGGCAAGATTTAAGGGTAAAGTGTTAAAGGGTATACAAAAATGTTAAGGGATGAAATGTTAAGAATGTGTATTAGGAGATAGAAAAAATTATGGACGATAATTATGAAAAGTTATAAGGGTAAATCAATCTTCACCCtttttattactaatattttaACCTCTTTAGACTCTACCAATactctaatttttaaataatggaGTATTCAAGTATGGTTAAATATAAAACtttaccaattaaaaaaagacatagaAAAAGAATTTACCAGAAGGTAGACAACAGACGAAAGAAAAACAGTTGTGAATCGCCCGAAGTAAGCATCAGCAAGAAAGCCTCCAAACAAGGGCATCAACGTAGTCACACCAGCCCAGTAGTTTACATTCCTTGCCGCTGTCTTGAGGTCTTGATGAATCACCTTGGTAAGGTAAATGATGAGGCTCGTCGCCACTCCAAAGTAACTCAATCTCTCACTGAATTCAATGGCTGCCAAACAGAAAATAGTTAAAGATCATAAACCAAAACGAAAGAAACAACCACTGTGCCGTAGGGTTTCTGGTCCCTGACCCGTTTCTGTGACAtagatttcttctttttctcatgAGATTCTACGAGTAAACAAAGGATTTGTGCAGTTCATGTGGACCTTACCACGTATCTCTGTAGCCCATTAAAGGCTGCATTCATTGGCCATACATAAAGCAGAAGAAGGACCCCATGCAGAGCATAAGTTCTTCTCCATATTTGTGATTGTAAGCGAAGAATCAATTGTATGCAACTTTTACTGATGTTGACAATAACATGTAGGAATAATTGCATCTCACTAAACAGAAAACTCAATGACGTacaagttgatttatttttcctattGTTCGTTGGGCTCTTATTTTGAGAATCTTTTATATGCATAATTAAGATTCAAGATGtattaacaaagaaaagaaaagaaataatgttGAAATCCGGATTAGTTTTTGTATTCCATGGCAAACAGTTTTATGTATATCTTATAgcgactatatatatatatagacacacccACAGGTACAAGAAAGGCTTGAGTCTGAGCTTGTAGGAGGGAGGGGTCATACTGTCATAGGCTTAGTACTGATGATTTTGTTAGCCATCAACGTCCCTTTTATGAATCcactctttgttttttgttttttttttttctctcagaaGATCAACGGTAAGGATTGTTTCTTGttctttataggaaaaaaatggTTAAAGCTGATCAGAAAAGGTATATTAATTACCATACTCTTCTCCTTGAAATAAATACATTACAAACCATGCAAGGCATGCAACCAAGAGATTGTTTTTgcctttttgaaagaaaaagagacgGAGAAGACGTTTAATCCAAGGATTGCTAAAATGCAGACTAGGTCTCACTTTGAAGTGAGAAGAATATTGAGTGCAAATTCTTTctgattttaaatatatttatgaccTTCACCATGTAAGAACTTTACCCAGAACCCACAAGAAAGGAAATTAGTAGTACTTGAGAGaataatatttaagatatatatattaattagcaTGAGCCCACCAGCTTGTACTCTAGCTGACTTCAGGTTTTTTCAACATTACCGATTAGTTTGACCATTTGTAAGAacacaaaaggaaaaaacatggTCATGACAAAAACTGTATCAAATACCTAGCTAACTTGCATGGATAGACATTCTCGTTTCAGAATCATAAGAAGAAAAGTGACGAGTTCCATGAAGAGTCATCCGCCagtatttgtttttcaacaatAAAGGAAGAACAGTCCTATTTCTGGGAGTAATATTCATGGCTAAATTAATTTTCCTAAGTAGAGTTTAGATAAGCTCGATATTCTGTCTACGGCTgataaggaaaagaaaggaatatTGAATAAAATGGAGACTTCATGCCCTTCTCCGTGGCTTCATCCTTCTTGTAGGTAACCAAACAGAGTATAAAATACAAAGGGAATAATAGtataaagaatattaatttgtcGGCAACTCTTAATACTTCATTGCATGGAAGTGTTTAGTCCTTACCGATGATGAAGAGTGTTGCTTTCCAAACACCAGTAGAGGCCCGGAGGGGAACCCTTCCTTTATGATCCACGGAGGAATCATAAACCCATTTCTCTTCATCAACACCTCCTGTTTCTACTCCCTTCTTAAGCTCCATACCTTTGCAGATGCTTGATAATGTTTTTCCAAAGccctaatttatattttctatccAAGAGTGCTGGCTACCATGGATGCGGATTTATGGAAGAGAAGCTTGCTTTGGGCGTCTTTATATAGAGGAGGATTTGCTTCGTTTACTCATAGGGGAAAATTCCTTATTCCCTGAACACGACtaagaagtaaaaaataattatttggagATTATCGTGAAAGAGAAAATGGTCATTGTATCCTTCTACTTCCACTCAGCATGTCATTCTCAGCTACAGATGGGAATGGCATCCAAATGttagtttttcctttcttttgagTCCGGGACCGACTGGACCCCTTAACCTAGCTAGTAAGGAATCTCGTAACCTCGTGATATT
This genomic window contains:
- the LOC118037443 gene encoding protein NRT1/ PTR FAMILY 5.6 — encoded protein: MELKKGVETGGVDEEKWVYDSSVDHKGRVPLRASTGVWKATLFIIAIEFSERLSYFGVATSLIIYLTKVIHQDLKTAARNVNYWAGVTTLMPLFGGFLADAYFGRFTTVFLSSVVYLLGLILLTMSTFVPSLKACDAAVCLEPRKVHEVVFFIAIYMISIGTGGHKPSLESFGADQFDENHSEERKKKMSYFNWWNFGLCCGLLLGVTVIVYVQDRVGWGAADIILATVMASSLAIFIIGRPFYRYHVPPGSPLTPMLQVLAAAIKKRNLPYPSDPADLHEVPRSRVDKGRLLCHTESLKFLDKAAIVEDWENCAEKQDPWTLATVTKVEEMKLILNLIPIWLATLPFGISVAQTATFFVKQGTMLDRNIGNGLEIPPASIFALSAFGMIVAVAIYEKILVPVLRRATGNERGIKILQRIGIGMLFSISTMVVSALVERKRLGVVEKDPVKGSLSMSVFWLAPQFIIIGVGDAFTLVGLQEYFYDQVPDSMRSLGIAFYLSVIGAANFISSLLITAIDHVTGRFGKSWFGKDLNSSRLDYFYWLIAGMIAANLIVYVFLARRYSYKNVQRSVIVADCCEDGFEVSMA